In the genome of Drosophila kikkawai strain 14028-0561.14 chromosome 2R, DkikHiC1v2, whole genome shotgun sequence, the window GTGCCGTCTCCCCAAGCCGTCAAGTCTTGACCAATCAGTTACATGCAGCGGCATTTACAAATGCATAAAGCTtataattgttatttaatgTTTCCTCTTCGTACTCCCGGTACTTTTCCACATTCGATCTGATTTTTTCTGTGTCCAATTTGTAGCGCTTAATTTTTCGACCCGAGATGTTAATGGCTGCCAATTTTGAAAGCTGCTCCAAGTtcgagttgtgtttttcatatattttcggTTATAATTAAACGTTTAACGTTTATTACATTTTCGTAATTGTGTTTGCTGTCGCCGCTTGCTTTCGGtaggaaactttttgtttcgttCGATTTCTGTGCTGGGCACCGACCGGCACGGGGTTACAGGTTACAAGTTACAGGTTACAAGAGACAGGTAACAAGTTACAAGTGATGGGCTGTAGGTTGTAAGTAGCAGGTTGCCGCCGCGAAATGCACGATTGTTAAAACTCTTTCActcgcgtttttttttttttgtatttttgcccAGAAGTACCGCGATACACTTGCACACACACTTTTGGCATTAATTCGGTATCTCAATCGGAGTATCTTGGCTGCTGCGCTCGTACGATGTTTACTTGTTGCTTCGTGTTTAAGGACTACGCCGCACTCGACGGTAACATTGGGTTATAAGTGAGCGGACGACTGCGCAGCGGGCGTCGTCGCTGGCAGCGCTCTCGCAGCGCTGGCaactgtatctgtatctgtagccgccgcttttgctgttgctgtagCCGCCGTATCTATATCTGTGTTGAGTGCTGCTCTTAAGCGATCCCCTGTtgcagcaacatgttgccgcAACATGGCGATCTCATAGATACATCTTGTGATGTTTCGCTCTCCGTTCTTGCTCTCACAACCACTTGTTGCGCCGGTGTAACTGTTCTTGGGCCTTAGGGATTCCCCCGCTCGTGTGATCTGCTGGATCATCTGATGTAAAACTCAATTGCTAATCAATGCAATTACCTGTCGTGGCAATAATTGCAGAGCAATCTGGAGAACAATGGTTTGTTTTTCCACGAGAGAGAGTGGGAAAAATGTGAGCCAAAAATCTCAGGTAAATAATGACTCGGCTTATTGCAGCCGGAACTTGAACTATGCGATCATGGTTTAAAAATAGGTCGTTTTGGAGAGAGGGTTAGGTTACATATGGAAGAGGGTTTGGTTCTGGgacattatttataatagcCCAATTTTCTTAAGattaattttttactttttaatttttaattttacgcttcttataagtatttttaatattatacatatttttcatTCTAAACTTTTCATTAATTGAGATATCATTTTTCTAATTCATCCTTTCTGATACTTAACAAGTTTGaagaatatattctttatacaaatctatatttttatttaaagctaatttaatttaattatttgctttataaattttgatgAGTAAGCGAAACAGATCAGAACCTCCCATAAAGGGTGTTAATTGCATCGATAATAATATGCCACCTTGCTGAAATTGCGTAGATCCCGGCCAATTACGACTGCACTTTTTATTGATTAATCTTATTAGCCGTAGTTAATCATGCTGCTCGGGGGGACATTCCCATTCCCacaattgttttgttattattaaacaGAACCGAATCAAATTACTGCCCCATTTTGGTCATTGCCATATCGGCTGTGGGATATGGGCTCACGTTAGAAGCCCAATTTGCATAATTCGCTCGATACGAAGAGTTTAGGCTAGAGGATCCCGGGGGTACTGCACACGCTATCGTGCTGACTCAGTTTTCccatggaaatggaaaataaccGATggatggaaaaatattattcgaAGGTGTTACGATTGTGTGACAGTTTACGGTCTTATATAACCCAGAGTTAGATGTTCTGGTTTACATTATGATGATAATTCTCAATAAGGTAACTTGATTATATAAGCTGAATAACGGgtttgaaataaattactGTAAGCCGGGGTTAGGGGAATAATTGTTGggatatatatagatatatatatatagtataaagTTGGGATTGGTAGCAGCTTACTATGCTCCGAATAGTATGCAACGGCCCATGATGAATCAAGATGAAAAGTTAATAGGGTATATCCACTATAATATTAAACCTAAGTAACTTcaattacattattttatccAAACAGATATAAAGACAAATTGATAATCACATTAAAAGAATTTCCCACACGCCTATGCTGATCAGTGGAGAagtgaattaaatataatggCTGACGTTGCTagcagacacacacaaacgAACATAATGGGGCACAGGCACCCATTACAGAGATTTATACAACGGAACCGGAAATTGCCTCAAGAGAATCTTGACTCACACGCATACAAGCGGACTCGACGGAATTAACTTACATACTCGGGGTGGATCGTTTAACTAACTAAAAAACAGGGCTGTGCTTATATATAAAAGCACGAGATTGTACAAAAGTAAATTAAtgatatgtaaatatattcttcCGAAAATGTCGCTCGCTCAAACTACTACTGACCTTGTAACAATTTCTTTTTACACGAATTCTCGTGCCCCTTATTTGAGTGCGGGGTACGAATATTGCGGGAAGAATAATGCAGGGCCAGGGACAGGGCCGCCGACTATTTACGAATATGCTCAAATGTTATTAACCTCCAAGTGGGCCAGTCCCAGCGATCCGGACAAAAGCTGAACTTGTAAAAAGGGTGTGATATCGCTAAATGCGACgacaaacaattaaaaaagtaaacgGATGAATTTTTACGAATGTCGATCGAAATGTACAGAGGCAAAAACCCCTATAAAAACTCCAATATATTAGAATTATATTCCTATATGTATATGAACTTAAGATTTTTAgagtatacaaaaatattgtttttcccCTAATGAAATGCCCAATAACttacttttttaaaaagtaacaACTTTTTTTCTGCGTGTAGGAATTCGAGTTCGCATTTTCGCATTCGAAGTGGAATTTGGACTCACCTTAGGCGCTTGTTTCGGGTTTGATGCGGGGTTGGCTGCGGACTGGGCCACCCAAACTTTCAGATGGCTTATCGCTCCTCCGATGGATGATTCCCTGACTCTCCTGCGATCGCTATGCTGGACTGTTGGACTCTGGATAGTGGGGTGCTGGGTGTCGGTGGGGGGAGGGTGTGTGCAGCAATAACAAACTCGTTTGTTTCTTTACACTCCTTCGTTCGATGCAAACTTTTTAGGCCCGCGGATATTCTCTGGCACTTGGGTTTATCGCCATTTTGTGTGGATTTTCGTTAGGtctttgtgtttgttgtgttTGGTGTGTGTCCGCTGATAACGCGTCACAGGGGGCGTCATAAGTGGGCGTTCCCGATCGACTTTCCGTGCAAAGGGGGAAAGGCAACTTCACTTGCTCCACTCCGCCTTGCGCTCCTCTTGCATTTTTCTTTACTACTGGTTCACACGCGTCACTCTCACTCGTCCTCTCACCCACTACTCTCTCTCgagctttttgttgtttttgttttgtgcgtGGTGAAAGAGCAGCAAGAGTGGCCAAAGCAAAACTGGCGATAATCGCAGCAATGAATGGGAATGAATGTGAATTGTGCTTTGCtttgctgtttgtttgtttgtttgtttgttgttgttgttgttgttgttgttggcggtAACTGATCTACACGCACTGAACTAAAAGAGAGCAGCTGGAAGGCCTACTCCCACTCGCTcgcttgctctctctctctctctctctctctctgtgggGCTCTTAGTGACATTCAGTGCCAGGAGgatcgcacacacacacacacactgctgATGATGGGGTatctttgtaaatatatttccacATAATTGACACTCCACATCAATGGTACAACACTGCGGATTTGCAACGCCAGCGCAATTCTCACGTTCGCACTGATTATTCACACATTTGTACAATGCATACAATACATACAATACATATATTTgcgtattatttatttatttagcttgTGTATTTCCAAAATATTTGCCAGGCACACAACAAATATTTTCGCACCTATTCGTTCGCCGCCGTCTATAGTTGCATATCTATAGGTAACattcatacatatatgtatatatatatacatatatagcaaCGGCCAAGGCAACGGACGCGATCGCGACACAAGGATTTTCCGGCGAAACCAAAGGAAAGAGAGGAAAAACACCAAACCGCATGAGAAGCGAAAGCAGACTAACTGCAAACATGAAATGTCAAAATGCTGGGGACCGTTCTGCCATGCACACCAACTCACTCACACACCCGCACACCATGCAAACATCATGTGAGGGGGACGTGGGTGGATTGAAAAGTTCGTAGATCATAAAActtaagtttaatatttatcacacagtttaattttatacttcaaatttaaaaataaccagAAGCAATAAAAAGGGAAGCCTTGTTTGAATGTCCCGACCATAGAATATCCTCTTGTTCTAAAAACTATTGCCTACTTTCCggcaatataaatatttcctttactGCTATTGgtacttaaattaaaaacataatcATTTTAGAAGTATaataaatgatttttctcttcGAGAAACATTTTGCTTTACAGAACGATTTATAACTTAAAGATTTAGATTTTTGGTTGGTAAAACCTTTCTTCTTAAGTCTTCAAATTTGTATCTGCAAAAACTTCCGAGTCAACCCTCTTTTGGTATATGGAACGCTGGTTGCTCGAAAGAGCACGCATGTGCCAGCGGCTTGATTCgcttttcgtttcgttttcgtATGTGTGTCTGTCAGACAATGCGGCCCCAAATCTTACCCACTTACCACGCCACCCTCCCGCCACCCCCTTGGGGTATATGTGAATGAGGAGACAAGCGCCTCTAAGGGGTCTTTAGACGAACAAAGGAAGTGGTTCGAGGGTGATAAGTCCATATTCACATCCATATTCACATCCCATCCACTTCCAGTGGCGAGTCATGGTCGTTGTTTATCGGGCTATCGGGGTAACTGGCCCCCATTCGCCTGCATTCATCGGAAAATCGACGCCCCTGCTCACTGACTTTAGCTTACCGtgtcacacacacatacaagcACACGTTCGCTAATTGAAATTGAAGCATGTAACTGTAAGTCAGGCTCTCgcaaagagaaaaaagagaaaaaaaagtccctcccacacatacacaaacatATGAAAATGTATCTCTAGCTTGAAAATGCAGAAGAATCCGCAAGAACAACTTATACTTGAGTTCGAGTTCGACTTCGGGCTCCCTGCGAGTGCGCGCTGTAAGGCGTGCGTAAACCGTTTGCGTCGCAAATTATTGCCCATTTCCGTTCTGTCCCGGTCTCTCCGGTTTTCCATCACTCTGGCCAGTTTTACGGAGCACCCGCACAAGCAGTTCTAGAAGCTGGGACTATGGATCGGGAGTCAACATACGGAAGTACTTTTACATATAATTGGAAATTTAAAACTGACTTTTAAGTAGAAGCTACAAACAGTTTTaacgatttatttttaatattttctaaaactccaatttgactttaatttataaaaggaCATAGTTTTATAACCGAAAAATTGTAACTAATTTATTAACCAACGTTAAAACCGCCAAACTAACCTTTGGAAATAAGTCGTTTATGAAGTTACATTTTAAAACAACGTTCTCACTTATTAACAAACCACAACCATAACTAATTCAAATGATTTCGagttcaaaaaatttaaataatatgcCAAGCACAAGCAAGTAGAAAATAACTTTCGAAACATTGTTTTTATAACTTAGAGTCATAGAAATGTATTGGAATTTATTGTGTGACACCGAGAGTGGCTGAGGTCTTGAAGTTTGACTCGGCACTTATGACCACACAATGTATGTCGGCTTGTTTTCAATTAGATTTATGGGTATTCTGCGCTCAAGTTTTGCCCCCGGATCGTATATCACACAAACACAATCGGTCTTttcttatatgtatgtatattgcCCATTCGAGTTTTGtttgcaataaaatattacgtatacgtacgGGCAGGCGGAGTGTCAACAAACTTGTAATGTGGCACAAGTGTGATTCAGTGCGCCAGCCCCCGGTTCAGAATAGCCATACATACGTGTGGCCCGGCTCTCCCAGCGCGGAGTTATGTGCCCCGGACAAGGTTATATAATGCAGCTAGTGCCAGTTCAGTCGTCCCACAGCAATATAGTAAGAAATAACTTGACTTTGACCGGTCGGTCAATTTAGCTGCAGTTGAGCGGACCATTTAATTGCCGCTTTCAGATCTAAATGAGCGGCGCACACgcaaataataatgataaaatACTCGTAGAAACACGGCCACTTGAGCGGCTCGGCGCACACATTGTAAGGAAATGCCAGGCACAAGCCTCAGAGATCGAGATTCGGATGCGGATTCGGGCTCGGATTCGTACTCCGACTCGAGCACTTTCTCAAAGAGCCTCGCAAAGGTCAGAGCGAAAACGATCTGCAGACGTATTGTATATCTCGGTTCGTGACTCTGACTCGTGATGGGCACTTAGGAAATCCAGATATAACCGATGCCATTTAAAGACGCCTCGAGCCGTCGCCGCCGTCGCCTGCTCGCAACATAAATAGcaatttcaaacaattttcaattgcCAAATGCCCGCGACGATGGCTTTTCCTCTGCCGCCAACGCCGCCAAAACCCGTTTCCACTAGTAATTGAAACTAGATCTATTTTTAGACCCAGCCAGCTCAGGAATTATTGCCAAAGCGGCCCACGGCCCACAATGCACACGCGATTCAACCACAAGCGATCGTTCGATCAATTGCCGCCTTAATGTTAGCTATATATTAGTGCTTTTGGCACTCAGCCAAGAGACAGATTACGAGTACTCCAATAGAATTGTAATTattaagcaataaataaatgtatgttctatataaatttaattaagttcTTGTTAGAACGGAATCTTAATCCTttgaaaactatttttgtTAGTCGATTTATGGTATCTGAGAAAGACAATCGATCTAAGATAGATATCTAGACTGATTGGTGTTTTATGttatatacttttaaatttaaactttttttacaGTCTTATATGATATCCATGGTTATCTACGACTTTCGAATTTCTATAAAGATATTGTCTATGAGCATTTATATCCGGAAAAATAgagcttaaaatatatattgtaaaataaaacaatttaagaagTCAAACTCCACTTTCTGTTACAAAAATGACTATCTTCTGTAGTGTTTTTACTATCCAATTGCACTCCCTCGATCATATGTTCGGTGTTCGCTCACTGCTCGTATGTATGTACTCACCATTCTGATAGCCCTTTCAAATGGGTTTTAACGGAATAACAGACTATATATTTCCGGACGAGACTAGCACTAAACTGTGTCGGTGCCAAAATGTTTGCGAAACTTCTGGCCAAGTTGCTTTTATACCGCCGACGCTCGCATCCAGCGGATGCCATGGCTTTGGGGTGGTTGGTGGTGGTGCCGATGGTTTTTTGCATAATACGCGGTTAGTATTGGCTGATTACAAAGGGCCCCgagacacaaacacacaaccGAAGGAAAGACAAGAAAAGGCAGGGCAAGACAACTCAAACTCAAACAGAACTCAAACTGAACTCGAGCCATGAAAGCCGTATAAATTATTCGATTGTATCCCCTTCAGAGTGTCTGTTCTGGTCATATGATTATGATTACGTTGATTAAAACGCGCTCTTATCGTCACTTGGTCCGCTGCTGTGTGTTAATGTGTGTCCCATGCCGAGTGGCACACCCGTTCTCCTCCAGCATCCGCCTCCGCCCGCTCAATTGCaattgctcatacgccgcgttggcGACAGGATAGCCAGATGCTCCATCAGTCCCGCCTTTCAATTTGCTCACAAAAGGACGTCGTTAGGCAAACGGTTGATGGACTCATTATGCACATTGAAATGCGCTTATAGACAACGGTTCAAGGCTTTCCctttcataataaaaaatatacgtaCATATTTCtagataattaaatatatacattttgtacTATTGAATCTATGTATATTAGAACTTTATATAAAACTTCTTTATGATTTatgtagtttttattttattttattttttggatgAATTCTAGATGATACTCTTACATTAGCATAATTAACAAATATGTTATGATAAAGTAAAGCATTATTTCTTATATCTATCTAAAACTTAAACTTATTCTTGCCATGATGTCCATGCCcgtgtccatgtccatgtccatgtccaccTCCGCCTCCACCGACAACCACGGGCTTGACCACTACCACTGGCTTTACAATGACGGGCTTAACGAACACGGGCTTGGGCTTCGTGAATTTCGAGAGCAACTGGCTAGGGTCCGATAAGAAGGCCGGCTTGGCTTTGGTAAGTTTTTCCGGAAGATTGGCGAGCAGTTGGCTAGGATCCGGTAGGGAGACAGGTTTCGGCTTGGTGATTTTAGCAAGCAGCTGGCTGGGATCCGGAAGAGAAGGCATGGCTTTTTCTATGGCGAGCGTGGCCTGCACGCCGCAGAAACACAGGCAGATGGCCGTGGCCAGGAGCACAAGGTAACTCTTGAGCAGATCCATTGTGAGTGTGGCTACTTAGCTGGGGAAGCATCTATTTATGGTGGATAATGTTGATGCTTCAGTGTCCAGTCTACAAGCTTCATTGGCATGCAGCACCTGCCCGATCCTCTAGAgcttttattcaaatttaagcCAATCAATTGATCGAAACTCTTCAGACAGTCGGCGACGGCAGCGGCACGAGTAGTTCTGTCAGAAGAATTCCCCCGAGTGTAAGTTGAATTCACAATTACCCGTGGGCAGGGTTTTCCTTCTCGTAATTCTGCGCGACATGTATTTCATGATCTGATCGAAGTTGGCATTCAGGAGACGCTTTGCGAGATTCAAATCAGACATGACGTCTTCAGCTCCCGAGATTGGCATACTTAATGTGTGCTAATATCAGGAGTTGACATAATTTCTTGATGATTTTCTtgacataataaataaaacctaaaGGCGGAAGTAGAGCTAAgaattaaaagattttttgggcaaaaataagcaaatagtaccttaaaatgtttaatatatttttataaattttgttaacCAAAATTTGTAGAGACACCGtcctattttatatttcagaaattgttttttttttcctagtttactgtttattttataatttattattttattttaaataaaaacaaaatatttaaaatcgttcatgcaaaaagtatgctacactTTTGAACGCAATGTCCAACTATCGATTATGTCCAACTTATCGATTACACCGCTTGGCCCTTTTCGCACAATTACACAACACTGCTATAAGAggtaagaaaaataaaaacaatttgttaAACAAACCTTACTTTTTAAAGATAATCTCACATCTGACAGATATGGACGACAGCGTAATAGTCATAGACGACAGCGTGGTGACTGTGGAAGACGACGTGGAAGACGGCGAGCTGGAGGACGACGTAGTACTGGTGGAGCCCGAATCcgagacaacaacaaatgagGACAAGCCGCCGGCCGCTGAAAAATCAACGATAAATGAGGAAATTACAAGCAATCCAAGTAGTCAGGTAAAAATTGTAGGAGAAATTAGAATGACGGGTTAATGAACGCCCTCTTGTCTTTCAGGAAAACAACCACGACGAAGAAGACACCTTGGTCTTTGAGGTGAGATTCTCGAAGGAGGAGCGCTTTGCAGGCATTCAAAAACAAATGCTGGAGCTTCTGGAAGTCACCTTTGCCGAAAAGCAGCTCGTTTTCAAGATATATGAAGACGGGGGAGTGATAAGAGCCTTTGAAAACAGTAAATTTCAACCGGAGAAATCTCCCTCTCCCGCCCTGGACACTGAAGATCTCTTCATGATTGACATTAAGCCAGCCGCCAAACTGAATGCCTCGCAGGTGCCCTCTTACAAGCGCAGTGCCGACGTGCTGGACGAACAGACTGAAGCCCGCAAGAAACTAAAAGCCGAGGCTGTAAACAAGTGCTGCCGCCCCAGGGCCCAGGCCGCCTGCTACAACTGTGGCGATACGGACCACTCCATACGCGACTGTCCG includes:
- the LOC108070746 gene encoding uncharacterized protein — translated: MDLLKSYLVLLATAICLCFCGVQATLAIEKAMPSLPDPSQLLAKITKPKPVSLPDPSQLLANLPEKLTKAKPAFLSDPSQLLSKFTKPKPVFVKPVIVKPVVVVKPVVVGGGGGGHGHGHGHGHGHHGKNKFKF